A single region of the Silene latifolia isolate original U9 population chromosome 8, ASM4854445v1, whole genome shotgun sequence genome encodes:
- the LOC141595105 gene encoding uncharacterized protein LOC141595105 has translation MAADERIGGAPVTRVEMRAMSLSMIECELYDLKSTFSFYTWNNKHEHEGKFYSRIDRVFINDVWLNVFPGSVAHFLPERLFDHCHCLVRFDEAPIKRKAPFKYYNMWSKAQGFEDLITDRWGMNVMGSEMFKIVTKLKGFEKDLRMLNREQFSDIENLVRVPEISLDHFQTKLREDPLNEELCRAEKECAKEVEFLGKARIDFLKQKAKMKWMNDGDDNSAFFHSIIKRRRAMNTVYQIKDIRGVLCTQPDTIKAAFEEFYVSLLGTSKHVEVQEAMLSISGDKAPGPDEVYGTINKVSLNGKLLKQCNNTVLTLVPKVEVPENVMQFRPIACCNTIYKCLSKVICKRMSLILPDIVSTSQGAFIKGRDIVGNILICQDLIRLYKRKTCSPRMMMKLDLHKAYDSIEWSFIEEILTGLGFPERMMNKDKSSVYCNGMVVGLVQEIEQATGMKRGNTPFKYLGVSVSPKRLSVLDCQCLVDKVVSRIKAMGSRHISYAGRAILISSVFSTLHNYWACIFIIPKTVIRKIDSICKDFIWCGKTTRDSPALVDWEKLCRPKKQGGLGFKNLMIWNLAVIAKYVWWIENKEDHLWVKWVHAIYIRDKSWCDYEPISNSSWAWRKICHSKNLMKPLFYDETWRALQVPYSIRMGYSWLLPDSDNVPWYPWWINKWVVPKHGFIGWLMAQHRLLTQDRLQSMNVIQSNQCYLCGIAAENHNHLFFQCEYSKQCSKCVSDCGSATQSGGGGSSQTPIRGWRCFNCNKIGHRAFECKSAPRGSSEGRNQEGYRSPAPSIGSNRNPRQWSTQRSYNNRQGNGGDQSNEGKIFGTASTVQGNGEKDN, from the exons ATGGCTGCTGATGAGAGAATTGGGGGGGCACCTGTCACTAGAGTAGAGATGAGAGCAATGTCTCTGTCTATGATAGAGTGTGAGTTGTATGATTTGAAAAGCACCTTTTCCTTCTATACATGGAATAACAAACATGAGCATGAAGGGAAGTTTTATAGTAGAATTGACAGGGTTTTTATTAATGATGTGTGGTTAAATGTGTTCCCTGGTAGTGTGGCTCACTTTCTACCAGAGAGACTATTTGATCACTGTCATTGTTTAGTAAGGTTTGATGAGGCTCCCATTAAGAGGAAAGCTCCTTTTAAGTATTATAATATGTGGTCCAAAGCTCAGGGGTTTGAGGACCTCATTACTGATAGATGGGGAATGAATGTAATGGGTTCTGAGATGTTTAAAATTGTTACTAAGCTTAAAGGGTTTGAAAAGGATTTGAGGATGTTGAATAGAGAGCAGTTTAGTGATATTGAGAATCTAGTTAGGGTTCCTGAGATATCCTTGGATCATTTTCAAACTAAACTCAGGGAGGATCCTTTGAATGAAGAACTTTGTAGAGCTGAGAAAGAATGTGCCAAGGAGGTTGAGTTCTTGGGTAAGGCCAGAATTGACTTTCTGAAGCAAAAGGCTAAAATGAAGTGGATGAATGATGGAGATGACAACTCAGCTTTCTTTCATTCCATTATCAAAAGGAGGAGGGCTATGAATACTGTTTATCAAATTAAGGATATTAGGGGGGTTCTTTGTACTCAACCTGATACCATTAAAGCTGCTTTTGAGGAATTTTATGTTTCTTTACTGGGTACCTCTAAGCATGTG GAGGTTCAGGAGGCTATGTTATCTATATCAGGAGACAAAGCTCCTGGTCCTGATG AGGTGTATGGGACTATCAATAAGGTTTCCCTGAATGGTAAACTTTTGAAGCAATGCAATAATACTGTTCTTACTCTTGTTCCTAAAGTTGAGGTTCCTGAAAATGTGATGCAGTTCAGGCCCATTGCTTGTTGCAACACAATTTATAAATGCTTGTCTAAAGTGATATGCAAGAGAATGAGTCTGATCCTTCCTGATATTGTATCCACTTCTCAGGGTGCTTTTATTAAAGGGAGGGATATTGTGGGTAATATCTTAATATGTCAAGATCTGATTAGGTTATATAAGAGGAAAACTTGTTCTCCAAGAATGATGATGAAATTAGATCTACATAAGGCTTACGACTCAATTGAGTGGTCTTTTATTGAGGAAATATTAACTGGTTTAGGGTTCCCTGAGAGGATG atgaataaggataaatcgaGCGTTTACTGCAATGGGATGGTTGTGGGACTTGTTCAGGAGATAGAGCAGGCCACTGGTATGAAGAGAGGAAATACTCCTTTTAAATATCTTGGAGTGAGTGTTTCCCCTAAACGTTTATCAGTGTTGGATTGCCAGTGTTTGGTGGATAAGGTTGTAAGTAGAATCAAAGCTATGGGATCTCGACATATCTCTTATGCTGGGAGAGCTATTTTGATCTCTTCTGTTTTCAGTACTCTACACAATTACTGGGCTTGCATTTTTATCATCCCCAAAACTGTCATCAGGAAGATTGATTCCATTTGCAAAGATTTTATATGGTGTGGGAAAACAACTAGAGACAGTCCTGCTTTGGTGGATTGGGAAAAGCTTTGTAGACCAAAGAAGCAAGGTGGGCTTGGTTTTAAGAACTTAATGATATGGAATCTAGCTGTCATTGCTAAATATGTTTGGTGGATTGAGAACAAAGAAGACCATTTGTGGGTAAAGTGGGTGCATGCTATTTATATCAGAGATAAATCATGGTGTGATTATGAACCTATATCTAACTCGAGCTGGGCCTGGCGCAAGATTTGTCATTCAAAGAACTTGATGAAGCCTTTGTTCTATGATGAGACATGGAGAGCTTTGCAGGTTCCCTACTCTATCAGAATGGGATACTCCTGGCTACTTCCTGACTCTGATAATGTTCCCTGGTATCCTTGGTGGATTAATAAATGGGTTGTGCCTAAACATGGCTTCATTGGATGGCTTATGGCTCAACACAGGTTGCTGACACAGGACAGGCTGCAAAGTATGAATGTCATTCAGTCCAACCAGTGTTACCTATGTGGGATTGCTGCTGAGAATCATAATCATTTATTCTTCCAATGTGAGTATAGTAAGCAATGCAGTAAGTGTGTTTCTGACTG tggAAGTGCGACACAAAGTGGAGGAGGAGGCTCAAGCCAGACTCCAATTCGAGGATGGAGGTGTTTTAACTGTAATAAAATAGGGCATAGAGCTTTTGAATGTAAGAGTGCACCTAGGGGGAGTAGTGAAGGTAGGAACCAAGAGGGTTATCGAAGTCCAGCACCAAGTATTGGGAGCAATAGGAATCCAAGGCAATGGAGTACCCAGAGGAGCTACAACAATAGGCAAGGCAATGGAGGTGATCAGAGTAATGAAGGAAAAATATTTGGAACGGCTAGTACAGTACAAGGGAATGGGGAGAAGGATAACTAG